The Pseudomonas sp. R4-35-07 nucleotide sequence TGGGACTGGAAAGATGGTTTACACGCGTGGCAGAAAATACCGTCCTCTAACGGGACAGCTTCGGCTAAGAGTACTGCAATGCATCACAAAAAAACCGACGAAATTGGCCCGCGCACACGTTAATGTCGGTTTGGTGATAGCGCCTTTCGCAATCAATTGTTAAAAAGGACACCTTCTCAAAGTTACCTCCACGAAAGGACTTCGCATATGCCTGTCACGTTAACCAACGGCCCGGTACCCGCCACTCTAGGGAGTGCCCTGCTGCTGGCGCTGATGCTCGGCCTTGGCCCTGCACAGGCTGCCGACCCCATCAGCCCGGCTGAATTGGCGACAAACGAAGGCATTCCCTACCCTGCCGTGATCGCCCACCGTGGCGCCTCCTATGACGCCCCCGAGTCCACCGCCGCCGCTTACAAGGTCGCGCGCGACCTGGGCGCCGACTACCTGGAGCTGGACCTGCAGCGCAGCAAGGACGGCGTATTGTTCGCCCTGCACGACAACAACCTGCAACGCACCACCGACGTGGCGACCAAGTTCCCCGAGCGCAAAGACGCGCCGGCCAACGAGTTCACCTGGAAAGAACTGCAAACCCTCGACGCCGGCAGCTGGTTCAACGCCGCCTACCCGGACCGCGCACGCCCTGGTTTCGTCGGCCTGAAAATCCAGAGCCTGGATGACATCATCAAAATTGCCGAAGGCAACCCGCAACACAAACCCGGCTTGTACATCGAGACCAAGGAGCCCAAGCAATTTCCGGGCATCGAGGCCGACCTGAAAAACAAGCTGCTGGACAAGGGCTGGTTGAGTTCCGCCGGCTCCAAGCTGGGCAAGAGCAACACCGGTGTCGGCCAAGGCAAGGGCCGCGTGGTGCTGCAAACTTTCGAGGTGGCCAGCCTGAAAGAACTGCAGAAAGAAATGCCCAACACGCCGAAGATCCTGCTGTTGTGGGTCGGTGAAGGCAGCATCGAACCGAAGTCCAAAGTGCCCTTCGCCGAATCCGGCGAGCCGACCAAAGCCGCCTATTACGCTAAGCAGGAACCAAAGGACGCGGCCGAGTTCGAAAAATGGGTCGACCAGGCCAAGAGCCTGGGCGCCATCGGCACTGGCCCTTCGGCGGAGCTGACCGACCACGGCGACCAGAGCTACACCGACCTGGTCAAGCCTGAAATGAACCAGCTGACCCACGACAAGGGCCTGCTGGTGCATGTGTACACCGTGGATGAACCGGTTGATTTCGACAAGGTGATGAAGGCCGGCGTCGATGGCATCTTTACCAACCGCGCTGCCGAACTGCTGAAGTTTTACAAGCGCTGGCCGTCGTCCAGCGTGCAGGACCTGCTGAACGACCATAAGTACTGAGGCGTTTGTGGCAGTCAGCCATTAAGCATGAGTTAAGTTGCGCCGGTTAATCTGGCGCCACTTAAACAGTTCAACCAGAAGGACACACACCATGAAAACCTTGACCACTCTGTTCGCCGCCACTGCCCTCACCCTGACTGCCGGTTTGGCACAGGCTGATGTTCGTCCGGATCACATTGAAGGCCTGCTCAAGTCCGGTGCCGTGATGAAGTTCGATCAACTGAACGCTGCGGCCGTCGCCAAACACGCTGGCGCAACGATCAACGACACCGAGTTGGACCACAATAACAGCGGCGTATTGGTCTACGAAGTGGACCTGACCGACACCACTGGCAAGAAATGGGAAGTGAAGCTCGACGCCAAAACAGGCGCCGTGCTGGAAGACAAGCTAGACACCTGAGTTCAAACTCAAAAACGCGCCACCTCCGGGTGGCGCGTTTTTTTATGGGCGCTCGCCAGACCGTCACATAACCGTCATCGCGCCTTGCAATGATTCGCGCATGCGAACCTGTGAAACGTCCTACAGGCGCTTTGTCTGCGAGCCTCCATGAACCACAGCATCGATCACGCCCATCAGGATCCCGATCTGTTTGGCCTGCTTTACGGTTTCCGCTTTCTGCCCGGCGAAAAGGGCGAGCAGATTGACTCGGCCACCGCGCTTGCGTACCTGCAACAACCCGGCGATCCGCAAGCCTTTCTCTGGCTGCACCTGAACCTGGCCCACGCCGCCTGTGAGCGCTGGATGCAAGCCCACCTGGAATTGCCCGAAGAGTTCTTCGAAGCATTGCACGAAGGCTCGCGCTCCACGCGCATCGAGCACGTCGATTCCGCCCTGTTGGCGGTGGTCAACGACGTGGTATTCAACTTCAGCAGCATGGTGTCGTCGGATATTTCCACGTTGTGGGTGTGTGCGCGCAGTCGCCTGCTGATCAGTGCGCGCCTGCAACCGCTGCACTCGGTGGATAAATTGCGCTCGTCGGTGAAAGCCGGTGAACGCTTCCGCTCGCCGCTGGAGTTGCTGGTGCATTTGCTGCGCGACCAGGGCGAAGTACTGACGCAAATCGTGCGCAAGACCAGCCTCAGCGTCGACCAGATCGAAGACCAGTTGCTGTCCTCGCGCCTGTCCACCAACCGCGCCGAACTCGGTGCCGCGCGCCGCGTACTGGTGCGTTTGCAACGCCTGCTGGCGCTGGAGCCGGGCTCGCTGTTGCGCCTGCTCAACCGGCCGCCGCAATGGCTGCAAAAGGAAGACGTGAAGGAGTTGCGCAAATCCACCGAAGAGTTCGCGCTGATCATCAACGACCTGACGGCCCTGGGCGAGCGCATCAAATTGTTGCAGGAAGAGATCGCCGCCAACCTCAACGAACAGAGCAACCGCACCCTGTTCACCCTCACGGTGGTGACGGTGCTGGCGCTGCCGATCAATATCATCGCCGGTTTTTTTGGCATGAATGTGGGTGGCGTACCGCTGTCCACCGACCCGGAGGGCTTCTGGATCCTGGTCGCGCTGGTGGCGACCTTTACCTTGATTGCCGGGCGCTGGGCATTCAGGAAGCGCAAGGATTACTGAATTGAAATGCAATGAAGATCGTTCCCACGCTCCCGCGTGGGAATTCAGCCCGTGACGCTCTGCGTCGCCGTGCGCAGTATTGGCGGGACGCGCAGCGTCCCAGGAAGCATTCCCACGCAGAGCGTGGGAACGATCATCGCACGGTGCCTAACAGACCAGCGGCACCCGCATATCCCTTAAACACTGACCTGCCGCAGCATCTCTGTAACATTCTGCAATGATCATGGGCGACATCCTCATCACACTGGATGCTCCGGCATGGCCACCCCTTCCCTGACTGCCTCCCCCCACGCCTCACCCACCGCCTCCACACCCCGCCTGGACACCAAGCCCGGCCTGGTGACGGTGATCATGTTCTTCGCCGTACTCGCCATGGGCCTGTTGTTCACCGCCTATAGCCTGATGCATGACATGCACGAACTGGGCACGGTGGTCACCACCTGGACGCCGTTCCTGCTGCTCGGCGTGGCGCTGTTGATCGCCCTGGGCTTCGAATTCGTCAACGGCTTTCACGACACCGCCAACGCGGTGGCGACGGTGATCTACACCAACTCGCTGCCGCCGCATTTCGCGGTGGTGTGGTCGGGCTTTTTCAACTTTCTCGGCGTGCTGCTTTCCAGCGGTGCGGTGGCGTTCGGCATCATCGCCCTGCTGCCGGTCGAGCTGATCCTGCAGGTGGGTTCATCGGCCGGCTTCGCCATGATCTTTGCCCTGCTGATCGCCGCGATCCTGTGGAACCTCGGCACCTGGTGGCTGGGTTTACCGGCGTCGTCGTCCCACACCCTAATCGGTTCGATCATTGGCGTGGGCGTGGCGAATGCCTTGATGCATGGCCGCGATGGCACCAGCGGTGTCGACTGGAGCCAGGCCACCAAAATCGGCTACGCCTTGCTGTTGTCCCCGCTGATCGGCTTCGCGTTTGCCGCCTTGCTGTTGCTGGCCCTGCGCGCCTTCGTGAAAAACCGCTCGCTGTATAAAGCGCCCCAAGGCGATACCCCGCCGCCCTGGTGGATTCGCGGCATGCTGATCGTCACCTGCACCGGTGTGTCGTTCGCCCACGGCTCCAACGATGGGCAAAAAGGCATGGGCCTGATCATGCTGATCCTGGTGGGCACCCTGCCGATGGCCTACGCGCTGAACCGCACCATGCCCGCCGATCAGTCGCTGCAATTCGCGGCGGTCGCCGAGGTAACCCAGGCTGCATTGGTGAAGGCGGTGCCGCAGCCGGCACCCGCCGACTCCCGCGCAACCTTGTCGACCTATGTGCGCACCAAGGAAGCCACCCCGGAATTGGTGCCCGCCCTCGCCGCCATCACCGGCCACATCGGTGCCGAGGTCAAAGGCTATGGCTCCCTGGCCGCCGTACCGGCTGAAGCGGTGGGCAACGTGCGTAACGACATGTACCTGACCAGCGAAACCATTCGCTTGATGGACAAGGGCAAGGTCGGCGGTTTCGACGCCGACACCCAAGACAAGCTGCAGCTGTTCAAGCAACAGATCGACAGCGCCACGCGGTTTATCCCGCTGTGGGTCAAGATCGCAGTGGCCATCGCCCTGGGGCTTGGCACCATGGTTGGCTGGAAGCGCATCGTGGTGACGGTGGGCGAGAAGATCGGCAAGACCCATCTGACCTACGCCCAAGGCGCCTCGGCCGAAACCGTGGCGATGCTGACCATCGGCGCGGCGGACATGTTCGGTCTGCCGGTGTCGACCACCCACGTACTGTCATCGGGTGTGGCGGGAACCATGGTGGCCAACGGCGGCGGCTTGCAGATGCGCACCATCCGCAATTTGCTGATGGCCTGGGTGCTGACGTTGCCGGCGGCGATTGTGTTGTCGGGCAGCCTTTACTGGCTGTTCACGCAACTGTTCTGAGCCACGTTCGCCTCTAGAGATGCGCGTGCAGCGTGGCCGCCAGCCACTCCATGAACACCCGCACGCGCAAGGGCAAATGCCGCTGGCCGGCGTAGAGCAACGACACGTCCAGCGGCGGCGCAGGGTAATCCGGCAGCACCGCCACCAGCTCGCCGCTGCTCAACAATTCGCAGATGCCCAGGCGTGGCACTTGAATGATGCCAAAGCCCCCCAGGCACGCCGCCTGGTACGCATCGGTGCTGTTGACGGTCACGCGCCCGGCCATCGGCAGCCGCTGCACCTTGCCGCCTTGCACGTATTCGAACCCCGCCGAGCGTGCGCCCAGCGGCCTTACGTAATGCACCAGTTGATGGTGCTCAAGGTCCGCCAGGGTTTCGGGCCTGCCGTAGCGCTGCACATACGCCGCGCTCACGCAGTTGACCATGGGCAGGCTGCACACCCGCCGCGCCACCACGCTTTGATCGGGCTGGGCGCCCACGCGCACGACACAGTCGAAGCCTTCGGCGATCAGG carries:
- a CDS encoding inorganic phosphate transporter encodes the protein MATPSLTASPHASPTASTPRLDTKPGLVTVIMFFAVLAMGLLFTAYSLMHDMHELGTVVTTWTPFLLLGVALLIALGFEFVNGFHDTANAVATVIYTNSLPPHFAVVWSGFFNFLGVLLSSGAVAFGIIALLPVELILQVGSSAGFAMIFALLIAAILWNLGTWWLGLPASSSHTLIGSIIGVGVANALMHGRDGTSGVDWSQATKIGYALLLSPLIGFAFAALLLLALRAFVKNRSLYKAPQGDTPPPWWIRGMLIVTCTGVSFAHGSNDGQKGMGLIMLILVGTLPMAYALNRTMPADQSLQFAAVAEVTQAALVKAVPQPAPADSRATLSTYVRTKEATPELVPALAAITGHIGAEVKGYGSLAAVPAEAVGNVRNDMYLTSETIRLMDKGKVGGFDADTQDKLQLFKQQIDSATRFIPLWVKIAVAIALGLGTMVGWKRIVVTVGEKIGKTHLTYAQGASAETVAMLTIGAADMFGLPVSTTHVLSSGVAGTMVANGGGLQMRTIRNLLMAWVLTLPAAIVLSGSLYWLFTQLF
- a CDS encoding transporter, with translation MNHSIDHAHQDPDLFGLLYGFRFLPGEKGEQIDSATALAYLQQPGDPQAFLWLHLNLAHAACERWMQAHLELPEEFFEALHEGSRSTRIEHVDSALLAVVNDVVFNFSSMVSSDISTLWVCARSRLLISARLQPLHSVDKLRSSVKAGERFRSPLELLVHLLRDQGEVLTQIVRKTSLSVDQIEDQLLSSRLSTNRAELGAARRVLVRLQRLLALEPGSLLRLLNRPPQWLQKEDVKELRKSTEEFALIINDLTALGERIKLLQEEIAANLNEQSNRTLFTLTVVTVLALPINIIAGFFGMNVGGVPLSTDPEGFWILVALVATFTLIAGRWAFRKRKDY
- a CDS encoding LysR family transcriptional regulator — translated: MNKLELLRTFVRVTELSSFTQAGESLGLPRSTVSEQVRTLEELLGARLLQRTTRRVQATQDGRVLYERSKDLLAHMEELEGLFRQDETQLAGSIRVDMPNAMARTLIVPNLPPFMERHPLIDMQISSSDRQVDLIAEGFDCVVRVGAQPDQSVVARRVCSLPMVNCVSAAYVQRYGRPETLADLEHHQLVHYVRPLGARSAGFEYVQGGKVQRLPMAGRVTVNSTDAYQAACLGGFGIIQVPRLGICELLSSGELVAVLPDYPAPPLDVSLLYAGQRHLPLRVRVFMEWLAATLHAHL
- a CDS encoding PepSY domain-containing protein; this encodes MKTLTTLFAATALTLTAGLAQADVRPDHIEGLLKSGAVMKFDQLNAAAVAKHAGATINDTELDHNNSGVLVYEVDLTDTTGKKWEVKLDAKTGAVLEDKLDT
- a CDS encoding glycerophosphodiester phosphodiesterase family protein; translated protein: MPVTLTNGPVPATLGSALLLALMLGLGPAQAADPISPAELATNEGIPYPAVIAHRGASYDAPESTAAAYKVARDLGADYLELDLQRSKDGVLFALHDNNLQRTTDVATKFPERKDAPANEFTWKELQTLDAGSWFNAAYPDRARPGFVGLKIQSLDDIIKIAEGNPQHKPGLYIETKEPKQFPGIEADLKNKLLDKGWLSSAGSKLGKSNTGVGQGKGRVVLQTFEVASLKELQKEMPNTPKILLLWVGEGSIEPKSKVPFAESGEPTKAAYYAKQEPKDAAEFEKWVDQAKSLGAIGTGPSAELTDHGDQSYTDLVKPEMNQLTHDKGLLVHVYTVDEPVDFDKVMKAGVDGIFTNRAAELLKFYKRWPSSSVQDLLNDHKY